A single Inediibacterium massiliense DNA region contains:
- a CDS encoding BlaI/MecI/CopY family transcriptional regulator — protein sequence MMQYVPGGSKDDYKQLQTKNLTSKLYDGSVKNLAVSLFKAGEMSADDIEEIKKMFNL from the coding sequence ATGATGCAGTATGTACCTGGTGGTTCCAAGGATGATTACAAGCAATTGCAGACAAAAAACCTTACATCAAAGTTATATGACGGCTCTGTAAAGAATTTAGCTGTTTCCCTATTCAAAGCAGGAGAGATGTCCGCAGATGACATTGAAGAAATCAAAAAGATGTTTAATCTTTAG
- a CDS encoding MATE family efflux transporter, with protein sequence MELDMTKGNPSRIILKFFIPLFIGDLLQQFYSIIDAIVIGKFVGTDAFAAVGSSSAVTVFITSILLGLAMGASAIFSQLYGGRQYDELKKTISTALIFLFCISVLITIVTSVFLPQIITLYQMPKEVAVYATDYLKYVFYGFIFVGMYNVFAFLLRAFGDSKTPLYFLIASCISNLILDLLFIVVLHMGTAGAAIATLLTQAFAAVGCGIYTIKRMKFLNFEGKDLIFSMSSFNKIATFSVLTALQQSISSFGMMLIQGLVNTFGSTVMAAFAACSKIDSVANAPLQDLGNSFSTYTAQNEGAGETKRIREGFRATSRIIIILSAVISIVAFIFAPNLITLFVNKDATEVIAVGVGYLRIVSVFYVLLGFIVMFYGFFRGLGVIKISILMTIVSQGLRVLLAYSFAPIRGFSGVCWAIVVGWFLSDLLGFYMYKKVMLQKAS encoded by the coding sequence ATGGAACTTGATATGACCAAAGGAAATCCTTCACGGATTATCCTAAAATTTTTCATTCCGCTGTTTATCGGAGATTTGCTTCAACAATTTTATAGTATTATTGATGCAATTGTAATAGGGAAATTTGTAGGAACAGATGCATTTGCAGCAGTTGGCTCTTCAAGTGCTGTAACTGTATTTATAACTTCTATTTTACTAGGGCTTGCTATGGGTGCTTCGGCAATTTTTTCCCAACTCTATGGCGGCAGGCAGTACGATGAACTGAAAAAGACGATTTCTACTGCCTTAATATTTTTATTTTGTATAAGCGTGTTGATTACGATTGTAACATCAGTTTTTTTACCGCAGATTATTACCCTTTATCAAATGCCAAAGGAAGTAGCCGTCTATGCTACAGACTATTTAAAATATGTTTTTTATGGTTTTATTTTTGTTGGTATGTATAATGTATTTGCATTTCTACTAAGAGCATTTGGAGACTCAAAAACACCGTTATATTTTTTGATTGCCTCATGCATATCGAATCTCATTTTAGACTTACTATTTATAGTGGTGCTTCACATGGGGACTGCTGGCGCAGCGATTGCTACTCTTCTTACTCAAGCTTTCGCTGCTGTGGGATGCGGGATTTATACAATAAAACGGATGAAATTTTTGAATTTCGAGGGGAAAGACTTAATATTCAGTATGTCTTCTTTTAATAAGATCGCTACTTTTTCCGTATTGACAGCGCTGCAACAGTCAATTTCCAGTTTCGGAATGATGCTTATTCAAGGGTTGGTGAATACCTTTGGCTCAACTGTCATGGCTGCATTTGCAGCTTGCTCCAAAATCGACTCTGTTGCCAATGCTCCTTTGCAAGATCTAGGTAATTCTTTTTCTACTTATACTGCGCAGAATGAAGGCGCTGGAGAAACAAAAAGAATTCGGGAGGGATTTCGGGCAACTTCAAGGATTATCATAATCCTGTCGGCAGTAATCAGCATTGTCGCATTTATTTTCGCCCCAAACTTAATTACTCTTTTCGTAAATAAAGATGCAACAGAGGTAATAGCTGTCGGTGTTGGTTATCTTAGAATTGTTTCCGTATTTTATGTATTGCTAGGCTTTATTGTTATGTTTTATGGATTTTTTAGAGGCCTTGGAGTCATTAAAATATCAATCTTGATGACCATAGTGTCACAAGGATTAAGAGTATTGTTAGCTTATTCATTTGCACCTATCAGAGGATTTTCGGGTGTTTGTTGGGCCATTGTTGTAGGATGGTTTTTGTCAGACTTATTAGGATTTTACATGTACAAAAAAGTCATGTTGCAAAAGGCTAGTTAG
- a CDS encoding M56 family metallopeptidase/LCP family protein, whose translation MLLLFKAILITSAVGSVLAALLLLLKPITTRCFGSTWQYYAWAIVLIVMMLPITIRLPQVTTNIAPDVSLNTEQTFTETTVPGELENVQQIPIPAVNTKSLGQSTVNVLKDISFGITDMMCYAWLVGLMLILGINLIRYLIFLRAIHKNSVIISCHGIDAEKITTRKTSMIDAPLMVGIFSPLLLLPDIEISQENLNYILLHELTHYRRHDLWYKWFSMIVNTVHWFNPFAYIVSRQIDQECEISCDLSVVADMDEKEQKNYMNTILALVSQTKTNTKLFSTAMASNKNEIKRRFTMIKNATKKSKITILCSVITACIILGASIFASGVLSDKTQSQDLHKPLEIESVTENQTNILLIGVDGGEQMRADTLMLLSLNKTNNNLAVLSIPRDTLITSDKQDNKISTLMTDGDAQKITDAVTNNLEIPVNYYVRIDYEGFRNIIDILGGVEFNVPVDMLYDDPAQNLHISLEKGLQILDGEKAEQLVRYRAGYPKGDITRVRMQQNFITKLIKQKFDTKYLTEISGLSNELSKNVVTNYPSVKIAEDLKALNKININDIETFILPGTTELRQTTSYFVVNYTELKNLVEKKFNKID comes from the coding sequence ATGTTATTACTTTTCAAAGCAATACTTATAACATCGGCAGTAGGAAGTGTTTTAGCGGCATTATTGCTGTTATTAAAGCCTATAACAACCAGATGTTTTGGCTCTACATGGCAATATTACGCATGGGCAATTGTACTTATTGTTATGATGTTGCCTATTACTATACGTCTACCACAGGTCACCACTAATATAGCACCCGATGTTTCGCTAAACACGGAACAGACTTTCACAGAAACAACAGTACCAGGGGAATTAGAAAATGTACAACAAATACCCATTCCAGCAGTTAACACGAAATCTCTCGGACAAAGCACAGTAAATGTATTAAAGGATATTTCATTTGGAATAACAGATATGATGTGTTATGCGTGGCTGGTGGGATTGATGTTGATATTGGGAATTAACCTGATTAGATATTTAATATTTTTGCGGGCAATTCACAAAAACTCCGTCATTATTTCCTGCCATGGAATAGACGCTGAGAAAATTACAACCCGAAAAACAAGCATGATTGACGCACCGCTTATGGTGGGGATTTTCAGTCCCTTGTTACTCCTTCCCGATATAGAAATTTCACAGGAAAACCTAAACTATATACTGTTGCATGAGCTTACCCATTACAGGCGACATGACCTTTGGTATAAATGGTTTTCAATGATTGTAAATACTGTGCATTGGTTTAATCCTTTCGCCTATATCGTATCGAGACAGATTGATCAAGAGTGCGAAATCTCCTGCGATCTATCTGTTGTGGCAGATATGGACGAAAAGGAGCAAAAAAACTATATGAACACAATATTAGCACTTGTTTCGCAAACAAAAACAAATACTAAACTGTTTAGCACGGCAATGGCAAGCAATAAAAATGAGATTAAAAGGAGATTTACCATGATTAAAAATGCTACAAAAAAAAGTAAAATAACAATTCTTTGCTCAGTAATTACGGCTTGTATAATACTTGGTGCTTCTATTTTTGCTAGCGGAGTTTTGAGTGATAAAACCCAGTCACAAGATTTACATAAACCTCTGGAGATTGAGAGCGTGACTGAAAATCAGACGAATATACTATTAATCGGCGTTGACGGTGGTGAGCAAATGCGTGCAGATACTTTAATGTTGCTCTCACTTAATAAAACAAATAACAATCTAGCGGTGTTGTCAATTCCACGAGACACCCTTATTACATCAGATAAGCAAGATAATAAAATATCTACTTTAATGACTGATGGTGATGCCCAAAAAATAACTGACGCAGTTACTAATAATCTTGAAATACCTGTTAATTATTACGTAAGGATAGATTATGAAGGTTTTAGAAATATTATAGATATTTTAGGTGGAGTAGAGTTTAATGTGCCCGTTGATATGCTTTATGATGACCCTGCGCAGAACCTACATATATCTTTAGAAAAAGGATTGCAAATATTGGATGGCGAAAAAGCAGAGCAATTAGTCCGTTATCGTGCGGGTTATCCCAAAGGCGATATTACAAGAGTACGAATGCAACAAAATTTTATTACGAAACTAATAAAGCAAAAATTTGACACTAAATATCTTACAGAAATAAGTGGATTGTCTAACGAATTATCAAAAAACGTTGTAACAAATTATCCTTCTGTGAAAATTGCCGAAGATCTAAAGGCTTTAAATAAAATAAACATCAATGATATTGAGACTTTTATTTTACCTGGCACAACAGAATTACGTCAAACAACATCATATTTTGTAGTTAATTATACAGAATTAAAAAACCTAGTAGAGAAAAAATTTAATAAAATAGATTGA
- a CDS encoding DMT family transporter, whose translation MNKLKFKIIILMIGVFFLSTSAIFVKVLDAPVAVIAFYRLFFSGMMMLPVVLFNKSLRNELISLTTKQYFLGCISGLLLASHYVLWFESLNYTSVASSTVIVTLQPIFAVLISYLLLKERVNHIGIIGILFSIFGSAFIGWQDFQSSILALYGDFLALLAAILITGYFFVGQSLRRHISVLGYSLLGYFSSSMILFAYGILQQTTFIGYTRETWVLFLCMAIFSTIFGQMLINWVLKWLNTTTVSVVILTEVIWATLLSILILNERITNKQIGGIVIIIVGLLIYSYREKIELRVEKRRAKANEVLNEEV comes from the coding sequence ATGAATAAATTAAAATTCAAAATAATCATATTGATGATTGGTGTATTTTTTCTATCAACATCTGCAATATTTGTCAAAGTATTAGATGCTCCTGTAGCTGTCATAGCTTTTTATAGGCTATTTTTCTCTGGAATGATGATGTTGCCAGTAGTTTTATTCAATAAGAGTTTGAGAAATGAGTTAATTTCCCTTACCACGAAACAGTATTTCCTGGGCTGTATTTCAGGTCTCTTATTAGCGAGTCATTACGTGCTCTGGTTTGAATCATTGAACTATACATCGGTAGCAAGCTCGACTGTGATTGTAACGCTTCAGCCTATTTTTGCTGTACTCATTAGTTATCTCTTATTGAAGGAGAGAGTCAATCATATAGGGATTATAGGTATACTTTTTTCAATTTTCGGTAGTGCTTTTATTGGGTGGCAAGATTTTCAAAGTAGCATATTAGCTTTGTATGGTGATTTTTTAGCGCTTCTAGCAGCTATACTCATAACAGGATATTTTTTTGTTGGTCAATCGTTACGTCGGCACATAAGTGTTTTAGGGTATTCTTTACTTGGATATTTTAGTAGCTCAATGATTCTATTTGCTTATGGAATCTTGCAGCAGACGACGTTTATTGGGTACACCAGAGAAACATGGGTTCTATTTTTATGTATGGCTATATTTTCAACCATATTTGGTCAAATGCTCATCAATTGGGTATTAAAATGGTTGAATACAACAACGGTATCTGTTGTGATTTTAACAGAAGTTATTTGGGCGACGTTATTGTCAATATTGATACTTAATGAAAGAATTACGAATAAACAAATCGGAGGAATTGTCATAATAATCGTGGGACTGCTTATTTATTCCTATAGAGAAAAAATTGAATTACGAGTGGAAAAACGTCGAGCAAAGGCAAATGAAGTTTTGAATGAGGAGGTATAA
- a CDS encoding MATE family efflux transporter, translating into MDLLNGNVKQIYLKYLAASFGSALITSVYGMVDMIMVGQYHGPSGSAAMAVIAPIWNILYSFGLLTGIGGSILFSTSRGKSNNSDSGNEYFSAAILFTALFATILWVSLIFLEDQLLLLFGADYTLLPLAKRYLIPVKFAAPVFLFTQLFSAFLRNDSNPALATKAVMLGGVINVAGDYLLVFTFDLGILGAGIATVGSAIISVLVMLTHFFNARNTLKLKRPTHLYAKAKQILTTGFSTFFIDIAMGILTMLFNQQIMKYSGSDALAIYGIIVNISTFVQCCAYGIGQAVQPILSINFGAQKLDRIRKLLRYSFITVAVVSSVWVSLTMLLPNAFVHLFMTPTQSVLKIASMIIRCYCLSFLLLPFNIYSTYYFQSVMQPRISFIISLSRGIIISGALILLLPVFLGGNALWMAMPVTELVVAVFIVRCMISTSKNQAVIYERDCRIHH; encoded by the coding sequence ATGGATTTACTAAATGGAAATGTAAAACAAATCTACCTAAAGTACTTAGCAGCATCTTTTGGAAGTGCTTTAATCACATCAGTCTATGGAATGGTCGATATGATAATGGTTGGACAATATCACGGTCCGTCCGGTTCTGCTGCCATGGCGGTAATTGCGCCTATATGGAATATATTGTATAGCTTCGGTTTGCTTACGGGTATAGGTGGCTCTATTTTGTTCAGTACAAGTCGCGGGAAAAGCAATAATTCCGATAGCGGAAATGAATATTTTTCAGCAGCTATTCTATTCACGGCATTGTTTGCTACAATACTCTGGGTTTCTTTAATTTTTTTAGAGGATCAGCTTCTGCTTTTGTTCGGTGCAGATTATACATTGCTTCCTTTGGCAAAAAGATACTTAATTCCAGTTAAATTTGCCGCACCAGTATTTCTTTTTACTCAACTGTTTTCTGCTTTCTTACGCAACGATTCCAATCCTGCGCTTGCTACAAAAGCTGTAATGCTTGGTGGCGTTATTAATGTAGCGGGAGATTACTTACTTGTATTTACCTTTGACTTAGGCATACTAGGGGCTGGCATTGCGACTGTTGGCAGTGCAATCATATCAGTTCTTGTCATGCTAACACATTTTTTCAATGCCCGAAATACACTTAAACTTAAACGTCCAACCCATTTGTATGCAAAAGCAAAGCAAATTCTTACGACTGGCTTTTCGACATTTTTTATTGACATCGCCATGGGTATATTGACAATGCTGTTTAACCAACAGATTATGAAATATTCAGGATCAGATGCGCTTGCAATCTATGGCATTATTGTCAACATAAGTACATTTGTCCAGTGCTGTGCTTATGGTATCGGTCAAGCAGTTCAACCGATTTTATCGATTAATTTTGGTGCTCAAAAACTAGACAGAATTCGAAAACTGTTACGTTACAGTTTCATTACTGTTGCAGTTGTGAGCAGTGTATGGGTTTCATTAACCATGTTACTTCCTAATGCGTTCGTCCACTTATTTATGACACCTACGCAGTCGGTTCTTAAAATTGCTTCGATGATAATACGTTGTTACTGTTTATCATTTTTGCTTTTGCCATTTAACATCTATTCAACATACTATTTTCAGTCTGTGATGCAACCTCGCATTTCATTTATAATCTCACTTTCTAGGGGAATTATCATCAGCGGAGCTCTCATTCTACTCCTTCCGGTATTTCTCGGTGGTAATGCTTTGTGGATGGCTATGCCTGTGACAGAATTAGTTGTCGCAGTATTTATCGTACGTTGCATGATCAGCACATCAAAAAATCAAGCAGTAATTTATGAGCGTGATTGTAGGATACATCATTAA
- a CDS encoding helix-turn-helix domain-containing protein, whose protein sequence is MLKSISTMYTGLQQNSKNTYYSKQEENEMNTYYLGQTVMSYRKKANMTIRQFSDYSGISTSLISQIERNQANPSLSVLELISKALNVPLYTLFINDIDTDTLISRKKNRKKVYRENPEHIVYDVLTPDFMKAHIEVLMMDINGNSCTTASHYSHLAKEELAVIMTGDVSVELNGKIYELNEGDVVRIPPNVKHKFINNNKHGASVLFILTPALI, encoded by the coding sequence ATGTTAAAAAGTATTTCAACCATGTACACAGGGTTACAACAAAACAGTAAAAATACATATTATTCTAAACAAGAGGAGAATGAAATGAACACTTACTATCTAGGCCAAACTGTAATGAGCTACAGAAAGAAAGCTAATATGACTATAAGACAATTTTCTGACTATTCCGGTATAAGTACTTCTCTAATCAGCCAAATTGAAAGAAATCAGGCCAACCCTTCCTTAAGTGTATTAGAACTCATCAGCAAAGCATTAAATGTCCCTTTGTATACTTTATTTATAAATGATATAGATACTGATACATTAATCTCAAGAAAAAAGAACCGAAAAAAAGTCTATAGAGAAAATCCTGAGCACATTGTATATGATGTCCTCACTCCTGATTTTATGAAAGCACACATCGAAGTATTAATGATGGATATTAACGGAAACTCCTGTACGACGGCATCACATTACTCACATCTCGCTAAGGAAGAACTCGCAGTAATAATGACTGGTGATGTTAGTGTTGAACTTAACGGTAAAATCTACGAATTGAACGAAGGAGATGTAGTACGAATCCCTCCTAATGTCAAACATAAATTCATTAACAATAACAAGCATGGTGCCAGTGTTTTATTCATTTTGACACCTGCATTAATTTGA